One segment of Triticum aestivum cultivar Chinese Spring chromosome 2A, IWGSC CS RefSeq v2.1, whole genome shotgun sequence DNA contains the following:
- the LOC123184276 gene encoding GDSL esterase/lipase At5g45910-like encodes MHKLACPALLFLLLSLSWSKTVISSPSGAPRYQSIFSFGDSFADTGNNPIVFGWYSVFDPVTRPPYGTTFFGRHTGRNGDGRLIIDFIAENLGLPYVPPTLAHNGSFRRGANFAVGAATALDAGFFHERDIPGGSSKFPLNTSLGVQLEWFESMKPSLCRTARECKKFLGRSLFLVGEFGVNDYHFSFQRKTVQEVRSFVPDVVATISIAIERLIKHGARSLVVPGVIPSGCSPPILTKFAGAPPAAYDSKTGCLTAHNELGMHHNVLLQVVLSRLRAKHRHVKIIYADFFGPIMEMVESPHKFGFEEDVLMVCCGGPGRYGMNSTVPCGDAAATTCRDPSARLYWDGVHLTEAANRHIADVWLGEINSSTGVSRKQGAKGPCRLGRHKI; translated from the exons ATGCACAAGCTCGCATGTCCCGCtttgctcttcctcctcctctccctctcgtgGTCCAAGACGGTGATCTCGTCCCCCTCCGGCGCCCCTCGCTACCAGTCCATCTTCAGCTTCGGCGACTCCTTCGCCGACACGGGCAACAACCCCATCGTCTTCGGATGGTACTCCGTCTTCGACCCCGTCACGCGGCCTCCCTACGGCACCACCTTCTTCGGCCGCCACACCGGCCGCAACGGGGACGGGCGGCTCATCATCGACTTCATCG CTGAAAACCTGGGCCTGCCGTATGTGCCGCCCACGCTGGCGCACAACGGCAGCTTCCGCCGAGGTGCCAACTTCGCCGTTGGAGCCGCCACGGCCCTTGACGCCGGTTTCTTCCATGAGAGAGACATCCCCGGTGGCTCCAGCAAGTTCCCCCTCAACACCAGCCTTGGCGTGCAGCTTGAGTGGTTCGAGTCCATGAAGCCCTCCTTGTGCCGCACAGCCCGAG AGTGCAAGAAATTCTTGGGCAGATCCCTATTCTTGGTGGGAGAGTTCGGGGTCAACGACTATCACTTCTCTTTCCAACGGAAAACGGTGCAGGAAGTCAGATCCTTCGTGCCAGATGTTGTCGCCACCATCTCCATCGCCATCGAG AGGCTAATCAAGCACGGAGCGAGAAGCCTCGTGGTTCCCGGAGTGATCCCGTCTGGATGCTCGCCGCCGATCTTGACCAAGTTTGCCGGCGCCCCACCGGCAGCATACGACTCGAAAACCGGCTGTCTGACAGCGCACAACGAGCTGGGGATGCACCACAACGTGCTGCTGCAGGTGGTGCTGTCCAGGCTCCGGGCCAAGCACCGCCACGTCAAGATCATCTACGCCGATTTCTTCGGCCCAATCATGGAGATGGTGGAGTCGCCGCACAAGTTCG GTTTTGAAGAGGACGTACTTATGGTGTGCTGTGGAGGACCTGGAAGGTACGGTATGAACTCGACAGTTCCCTGCGGTGATGCAGCCGCGACGACGTGCCGGGATCCGTCTGCTCGGCTGTACTGGGACGGTGTCCACCTGACGGAGGCGGCTAACCGGCACATCGCCGATGTTTGGCTGGGCGAGATCAACTCGTCCACAGGAGTCAGCCGCAAGCAGGGTGCAAAGGGGCCATGTCGACTGGGTCGTCACAAAATATAG
- the LOC123186989 gene encoding cysteine-rich receptor-like protein kinase 40: protein MATGASGGRTQQNKPSILSTLPKHLPLDFLKSITDQFSEKRVIGKGAFGTVYEGTVPDGETIAVKKLAENSPLPRDRAFNNEVQNIMALQHENVVKLVGYCHESQKKVVQNNGRYIVADIVESVLCYEYLPGGSLKKNLFGDTKMDWDTRFNIIKGICEGLLFVHSIPIVHMDLKPENILLDSNMVPKIADFGLSRLFGQEQTRMNTQNVVGSYGYIAPEYLYRGEISTKSDIYSLGVLILETTTREENCRGNKPSAEQFIKKVRENWTDQHIVSEYPSLKADCLRQIKKCIEIGLQCVETDRQRRPSIEEIIDQLNGRHPNLATRSY from the exons ATGGCTACTGGTGCTAGCGGAGGTAGAACTCAACAGAACAAGCCGAGCATTTTGAGCACATTACCCAAGCATCTGCCATTAGACTTTCTGAAGAGTATCACAGATCAGTTCTCAGAGAAGCGTGTAATTGGTAAAGGCGCTTTTGGAACCGTTTATGAG GGAACTGTGCCAGATGGGGAAACCATTGCTGTCAAGAAACTTGCCGAAAATTCGCCCCTTCCACGAGATAGAGCATTTAATAATGAGGTTCAAAATATTATGGCTCTCCAGCATGAAAATGTTGTAAAGTTGGTTGGCTACTGTCATGAAAGTCAAAAGAAAGTGGTGCAGAACAATGGAAGGTATATTGTTGCTGACATTGTTGAAAGTGTACTCTGCTATGAATATTTACCAGGGGGGAGCCTTAAGAAGAATCTTTTTG GAGATACCAAAATGGACTGGGACACACGATTCAACATAATTAAGGGGATCTGCGAGGGTTTACTCTTTGTACACAGCATTCCTATTGTCCATATGGATCTTAAGCCCGAAAATATACTGCTGGATAGTAACATGGTACCGAAAATAGCGGATTTTGGTCTCTCGCGACTCTTCGGTCAAGAACAAACACGGATGAACACACAAAATGTAGTGGGGTCATA TGGATACATTGCTCCAGAATATCTATACAGAGGTGAAATCTCCACTAAGTCAGACATATACAGTTTAGGCGTACTAATCCTGGAGACCACCACAAGAGAGGAGAATTGCCGCGGGAACAAACCATCTGCAGAACAATTTATTAAAAAA GTACGTGAAAATTGGACAGACCAGCACATTGTATCAGAGTACCCATCATTAAAAGCAGATTGCCTCCGACAAATAAAAAAATGCATCGAAATTGGACTGCAATGTGTTGAGACTGATCGGCAGAGGAGACCTTCCATAGAAGAAATTATCGACCAGCTCAATGGACGACATCCTAATTTAGCTACAAGGTCATACTG A